One Ricinus communis isolate WT05 ecotype wild-type chromosome 7, ASM1957865v1, whole genome shotgun sequence genomic region harbors:
- the LOC8277481 gene encoding WAT1-related protein At4g08300, whose amino-acid sequence MENSWAFRIMYWRFMPHFLLIFVQSSFSLLYFVTEAAFKHGLNPHVYVTYRYVLGCLLVLPFACFLERKVRPKMTLLLFLEIFVLSLLGASLTLNMYFASLKYTNPTFVTSMTNAIPSMTFLFAVILRLEVINVRTPRGVAKIVGTLMSLAGALVLAFYKGPKMKSLQGAPIHIRSSHVQQNWMKGSFLLLASCITWSLWFILQVYTLRKYPAQLSLTAWINFLGGAQSAVFTLFIQHKPEAWAIKIDINFWCILYAGVVICAVTVFVQLWCTKQKGPVFVTMFSPLSTILVTILAYFLFGEELRTGSLVGGGIVIIGLYLLLLGKEGDQDRTKSNEQSFPIHDQEKDLKIQMETSAQREAAHQDPEK is encoded by the exons ATGGAAAATTCATGGGCATTCAGGATTATGTACTGGAGATTTATGCCTCactttcttttgatttttgtcCAAAGCAGTTTTTCACTTCTCTACTTCGTCACGGAAGCTGCCTTCAAGCATGGGTTAAATCCTCATGTCTATGTAACTTATCGATACGTTTTAGGCTGTTTGCTGGTCCTTCCTTTTGCATGTTTTCTAGAAAG AAAGGTGAGGCCGAAGATGACACTTCTATTGTTCTTGGAGATCTTTGTGCTTTCTCTTCTAGG GGCTAGTTTGACCCTCAATATGTACTTTGCAAGCTTGAAATACACCAATCCTACTTTCGTTACATCGATGACCAATGCCATTCCCTCCATGACTTTTCTATTTGCGGTTATACTCCG GTTGGAGGTTATTAATGTAAGAACTCCTCGTGGGGTTGCTAAAATCGTTGGAACCTTAATGTCCTTGGCAGGGGCCTTGGTACTTGCATTTTACAAGGGACCTAAGATGAAAAGCTTGCAGGGTGCTCCAATTCATATCAGAAGTAGTCATGTTCAACAGAACTGGATGAAAGGATCATTTCTACTTTTGGCGAGTTGTATAACATGGTCTCTGTGGTTCATTTTGCAG GTATATACTTTGAGAAAGTATCCTGCGCAGCTATCACTAACTGCCTGGATAAACTTTCTTGGGGGAGCACAATCAGCTGTCTTCACCTTGTTTATACAACATAAACCAGAGGCATGGGCTATCAAAATTGACATCAACTTCTGGTGCATTCTGTATGCT GGAGTTGTAATCTGTGCTGTAACAGTATTCGTTCAACTGTGGTGCACAAAACAGAAAGGGCCAGTATTTGTAACCATGTTTTCTCCCCTTTCAACAATACTTGTGACAATTCTTGCCTACTTTTTGTTTGGTGAAGAACTGCGAACAGGCAG CTTGGTCGGAGGAGGCATTGTTATTATCGGATTGTACCTACTATTATTAGGCAAAGAAGGTGATCAAGATCGGACTAAGTCCAACGAGCAATCATTTCCAATTCATGATCAGGAGAAGGACCTGAAGATACAGATGGAAACTTCAGCACAAAGAGAAGCGGCCCATCAGGATCCTGAGAAATAA
- the LOC8277480 gene encoding CDT1-like protein a, chloroplastic translates to MSSSRSSPIPYKSKKPLKSATPKSKSKLSNPIATQTPDKQPAELPSRRLRNRGVALSLKEVRKIAQGNADINKGGGVHIVKSARRQISTWPEESTGGEKSNKQPEEKIPEGYEILSEFFDCLDSTIRLMRLKGSMPTLTNISPKIECLTDRRFDHGHLAQMKYILPEAIEITRVLVFDERSSCMKPDLHVSLNVDAIECDVNLKSESKNLHLRKVFRARLEDFYKAHPEGDEIPKELLPEPFNRSKLDLSSGTTKPSTSLSIIETPAGTQMAKSQLPVAASHFSKSFTRRFSQKLTNTEVEITCQGYPTVCSQQSVFSVPEPFLDIVSSNEETSSSAPTDSNNCSADVTRTPSKKIDSTSDGGSPTKVASFQSTPAKLALTPAKLMSATPALHPPKRCYMSPDDDSTSLANKLVRRPVRTRSLKFESPLKNVEDELIDDSGDASGDDDGDILKILPESLLQSIREKERKAQEERDPAISQAKRRRQMIACLPKLFNLMHFFFQSINRSVLTKEELMHKIIAGHSDIVDRREVEEQLDLLLELVPEWISKKLATSGDSLFCINKMSSPETIRARLEEAK, encoded by the exons ATGAGCTCTTCAAGATCATCACCAATCCCTTATAAATCGAAGAAGCCCCTAAAATCAGCAACTCCAAAATCCAAGTCCAAACTCTCAAATCCAATCGCCACTCAGACACCTGATAAACAGCCGGCTGAGCTTCCCTCACGCCGCCTCAGGAACCGCGGAGTAGCTCTCTCTTTAAAAGAAGTTCGAAAAATCGCTCAGGGTAATGCCGATATCAATAAAGGTGGAGGTGTCCATATCGTTAAATCCGCGCGGAGACAGATCTCTACTTGGCCGGAGGAGTCCACTGGCGGTGAGAAGTCCAATAAGCAACCGGAAGAGAAGATTCCGGAAGG GTATGAGATCTTAAGTGAGTTTTTCGATTGCTTGGATAGTACAATCAGGCTTATGCGGTTAAAAGGTTCAATGCCTACATTGACCAACATTAGCCCTAAAATTGAGTGTTTAACTGATAG GAGATTTGATCATGGACATTTGGCTCAAATGAAGTATATTTTACCTGAGGCTATTGAAATAACGAGAGTGCTTGTGTTTGATGAGAGGAGCAGTTGTATGAAACCAGATCTTCATGTTTCTTTAAATGTTGATGCAATTGAATGTGATGTGAATTTGAAATCTGAAAGCAAGAATCTTCATTTGAGAAAGGTCTTTCGGGCACGCCTTGAAGATTTTTATAAAGCTCACCCTGAG GGTGATGAAATTCCAAAGGAGTTGCTGCCAGAGCCATTTAATCGGTCAAAATTAGATTTGAGCTCAGGCACCACTAAACCAAGCACTTCATTATCTATCATTGAGACACCAGCTGGTACACAGATGGCCAAAAGTCAGCTACCAGTAGCCGCATCTCATTTCTCAAAATCTTTCACAAGGCGCTTCTCCCAAAAACTTACAAATACCGAAGTAGAAATTACTTGTCAGGGTTATCCAACTGTTTGCTCTCAACAATCAGTTTTTTCAGTTCCAGAGCCATTCCTAGACATAGTCTCCTCAAATGAGGAAACTAGTTCTTCAGCACCAACTGATAGCAACAATTGTTCAGCGGATGTCACTAGAACTCCTTCTAAAAAGATAGACTCCACAAGCGATGGCGGTTCTCCCACAAAAGTAGCTAGCTTCCAGTCAACTCCTGCAAAACTTGCTTTGACTCCTGCTAAATTAATGTCTGCCACACCTGCGTTGCATCCACCAAAAAGATGCTATATGAGCCCAGATGATGACTCTACCAGCTTAGCAAATAAGCTGGTTAGGCGGCCTGTGCGAACCAGGTCTCTGAAATTTGAATCTCCTCTGAAGAATGTTGAGGATGAACTTATTGATGATAGTGGTGATGCATCAGGTGATGATGATGGCGATATTTTGAAGATTCTTCCAGAGAGTCTTCTGCAATCG ataagagaaaaagaaagaaaagcacaAGAAGAGCGAGATCCAGCCATCTCTCAAGCAAAGAGGCGGCGACAGATGATTGCTTGCTTGCCTAAGCTCTTCAACTTGATGCATTTCTTCTTTCAATCAATAAACCGATCAGTTCTCACAAAAGAAGAGCTTATGCACAAGATAATTGCAGGCCATTCAGATATTGTTGATAGAA GAGAAGTTGAAGAGCAGTTAGACTTGCTGCTTGAATTAGTTCCTGAATGGATTTCTAAGAAATTGGCAACTAGCGGGGATTCGCTCTTCTG CATCAACAAAATGTCAAGCCCTGAAACTATACGAGCACGCCTTGAAGAAGCAAAGTGA
- the LOC107262299 gene encoding pentatricopeptide repeat-containing protein At1g06143: MHGLFFAYTSFFTKLPKFAPFTNKCWFSPSLTDIPIRKESLATRQHTILHHLKNCSNLKGLESIYAAMIKTNTNQDCFLVNQFVTACSTFHRIDYAILAHAHMESPNLFVYNAMIRGFVKCHHPFQALVLYTNMLRSKILPSSYTFSSLIKACGLASEVKFGEVVHGHVWRHGLESHVFVQTALVDFYSTVGRIIESKKVFDEMPERDIFAWATMVTSLARIGDMSSARRLFDMMPEKNTAAWNTLIYGYSKLRDLESAEFLFSQMHERDIISWTTMVNCYAQNKKFGEALVVFNQMIKTGICPDEVTMATVISACAHLGALDLGKEIHLYVMQNGFDLDVYIGSSLIDMYAKCGSLDRSLLVFFKLQEKNLFCWNSVIEGLAAHGYAKEALEMFRKMGREKIKPNGVTFISVLNACAHAGLVEEGRKRFESMMHDFSIPPAIEHFGCMVDLLSKAGLLEEALELIRSMKLSPNAVIWGALLGGCKLHRNLEIARIAIDELMVLEPDNTGHYTLLVNMYAEVNKWDEVTKMRKTMKELGVEKKWPGSSWIEMERKVHQFAASDKSHPASNDIYSLLNELDGQLKLAGHVTRLWSIS; the protein is encoded by the coding sequence ATGCATGGTTTATTTTTCGCTTATACTTCCTTCTTTACAAAATTGCCAAAGTTTGCTCCTTTTACCAACAAATGCTGGTTTTCACCTTCTTTAACAGATATCCccataagaaaagaatcacTTGCCACTAGACAGCATACCATACTTCATCACTTAAAGAACTGCTCCAATCTAAAAGGGCTAGAGTCTATATATGCTGCCATGATCAAAACCAATACAAACCAAGATTGTTTCTTGGTGAACCAATTTGTCACCGCTTGTTCCACTTTTCACCGCATAGATTATGCAATTTTAGCTCATGCCCATATGGAAAGCCCCaatctttttgtttataatgCAATGATTAGAGGATTTGTTAAATGCCACCACCCATTTCAAGCACTTGTTTTATATACAAACATGTTGAGGTCCAAGATCTTGCCTTCAAGTTACACGTTTTCATCATTAATTAAAGCCTGTGGTTTAGCATCTGAAGTGAAGTTTGGAGAAGTTGTTCATGGTCATGTTTGGAGACATGGGCTTGAGTCACATGTGTTTGTTCAAACTGCtttagttgatttttattCAACTGTAGGTAGAATAATTGAATCCAAAAAGGTGTTTGATGAAATGCCtgaaagagatatttttgCTTGGGCTACTATGGTTACCAGTCTTGCCCGGATTGGGGATATGAGTTCTGCAAGGAGATTGTTTGATATGATGCCCGAAAAGAATACGGCTGCCTGGAATACTTTGATTTATGGGTATTCAAAGTTGAGAGACCTTGAGTCTGCAGAGTTTCTCTTTAGTCAGATGCATGAGAGAGATATTATTTCATGGACAACAATGGTCAATTGTTATGCTCAGAATAAGAAATTTGGAGAAGCATTAGTAGTTTTTAATCAGATGATAAAAACTGGGATTTGCCCTGATGAAGTGACAATGGCTACTGTGATATCAGCCTGCGCCCATCTTGGAGCACTTGACTTAGGCAAGGAAATACATCTTTATGTAATGCAGAATGGATTTGACCTTGATGTCTACATAGGGTCTTCATTGATTGATATGTATGCCAAGTGTGGAAGCTTAGACAGGTCCCTGTTGGTGTTCTTCAAATTGCAAGAGAAGAACCTTTTCTGTTGGAATTCAGTGATTGAAGGGCTAGCAGCTCATGGATATGCAAAAGAAGCATTGGAAATGTTCAGGAAAATGGGAAGGGAGAAAATCAAGCCTAATGGAGTTACATTTATTAGTGTTTTGAACGCATGCGCTCATGCGGGGCTTGTTGAAGAAGGCCGTAAGAGATTTGAGAGTATGATGCATGACTTTTCCATTCCTCCTGCCATTGAGCATTTTGGATGTATGGTTGATCTATTGAGCAAAGCTGGCTTGCTTGAAGAAGCATTAGAATTGATAAGAAGTATGAAACTTTCACCAAATGCTGTTATTTGGGGTGCTTTATTGGGTGGATGTAAACTTCACAGGAATTTAGAGATTGCTCGAATTGCTATTGATGAATTGATGGTTTTGGAGCCAGACAATACTGGACATTACACACTGTTGGTTAACATGTATGCTGAAGTTAACAAGTGGGATGAGGTCACAAAAATGAGGAAGACCATGAAGGAGCTAGGGGTAGAAAAGAAATGGCCTGGGTCCAGTTGGATAGAGATGGAAAGGAAAGTTCATCAATTTGCAGCATCTGATAAATCTCATCCAGCTTCTAATGACATTTACTCATTGCTTAATGAATTGGATGGACAGCTGAAGCTAGCTGGCCATGTCACTCGACTCTGGTCTATCTCATAG
- the LOC8277479 gene encoding sperm-associated antigen 1 isoform X2 — protein MALELRHMRRDGQYEEALGFYTEALAMAKTKAQTIALHSNRAACYLKLHDFKKAAEECTSVLELDHNHAGALMLRAQTLVTLKDYHSALFDVNRLMELNPSSEVYHNLETRLRTQLALAPIPESEAELEEEEEKDEIEPCGLEEEQRNRKEDAPIIWTDKKIEPSKTTDAEVIVPKVPNVNGSSAVSREQRFETRKTIAAEVIAQAQRKVEPRKTLAAEVIAQAQRKKESSYQNSKGWQAIPKPKGHSALDYGRWDRVEDDSSEDDEDDDDEEQSQPKYRFRVRTVGVRPVK, from the exons ATGGCACTTGAGCTTCGACACATGAGAAG AGACGGACAGTACGAGGAAGCTCTTGGGTTTTACACAGAAGCCCTAGCCATGGCCAAAACTAAGGCCCAGACGATTGCTTTGCATAGTAACAGAGCTGCTTGTTATCTGAAATTGCACGATTTCAAAAAG GCAGCTGAAGAATGCACATCAGTGCTTGAGCTTGATCATAATCACGCTGGAGCACTAATGCTGCGGGCTCAGACACTTGTCACTCTCAAAGATTACCATTCTGCCCTTTTTGATGTCAATAGACTTATGGAGTTAAATCCTTCATCAGAAGTTTATCACAATCTTGAAACTCGCTTGAGGACACAATTG GCACTGGCTCCAATACCTGAATCTGAAGCTGAGTtggaagaagaggaagaaaaagatgaaatagAACCATGTGGACTTGAGGAAGAACAACGGAATCGAAAAGAAGATGCACCTATTATATGGACTGATAAGAAAATTGAACCTTCTAAGACCACTGATGCTGAAGTCATTGTGCCTAAAGTACCAAATGTCAACGGGTCTTCTGCAGTAAGTAGAGAACAAAGATTTGAGACTAGAAAGACCATTGCTGCTGAAGTTATTGCCCAAGCACAACGGAAGGTTGAGCCTAGAAAGACTCTAGCTGCTGAAGTTATAGCTCAAGCACAGAGGAAGAAGGAATCATCTTATCAGAATTCAAAAGGATGGCAAGCAATTCCAAAGCCTAAGGGGCACTCGGCTTTGGATTATGGCCGTTGGGACAGAGTTGAGGATGACTCAAGTGAGGATGATGAGGACGACGACGACGAAGAACAGTCTCAGCCTAAGTATCGATTCCGTGTAAGAACTGTTGGTGTGCGACCTGTGAAGTGA
- the LOC8277479 gene encoding sperm-associated antigen 1 isoform X1 has translation MASAPSNKIEMAHQIYRDGQYEEALGFYTEALAMAKTKAQTIALHSNRAACYLKLHDFKKAAEECTSVLELDHNHAGALMLRAQTLVTLKDYHSALFDVNRLMELNPSSEVYHNLETRLRTQLALAPIPESEAELEEEEEKDEIEPCGLEEEQRNRKEDAPIIWTDKKIEPSKTTDAEVIVPKVPNVNGSSAVSREQRFETRKTIAAEVIAQAQRKVEPRKTLAAEVIAQAQRKKESSYQNSKGWQAIPKPKGHSALDYGRWDRVEDDSSEDDEDDDDEEQSQPKYRFRVRTVGVRPVK, from the exons ATGGCATCTGCACCATCAAACAAGATCGAGATGGCTCACCAGATTTACAGAGACGGACAGTACGAGGAAGCTCTTGGGTTTTACACAGAAGCCCTAGCCATGGCCAAAACTAAGGCCCAGACGATTGCTTTGCATAGTAACAGAGCTGCTTGTTATCTGAAATTGCACGATTTCAAAAAG GCAGCTGAAGAATGCACATCAGTGCTTGAGCTTGATCATAATCACGCTGGAGCACTAATGCTGCGGGCTCAGACACTTGTCACTCTCAAAGATTACCATTCTGCCCTTTTTGATGTCAATAGACTTATGGAGTTAAATCCTTCATCAGAAGTTTATCACAATCTTGAAACTCGCTTGAGGACACAATTG GCACTGGCTCCAATACCTGAATCTGAAGCTGAGTtggaagaagaggaagaaaaagatgaaatagAACCATGTGGACTTGAGGAAGAACAACGGAATCGAAAAGAAGATGCACCTATTATATGGACTGATAAGAAAATTGAACCTTCTAAGACCACTGATGCTGAAGTCATTGTGCCTAAAGTACCAAATGTCAACGGGTCTTCTGCAGTAAGTAGAGAACAAAGATTTGAGACTAGAAAGACCATTGCTGCTGAAGTTATTGCCCAAGCACAACGGAAGGTTGAGCCTAGAAAGACTCTAGCTGCTGAAGTTATAGCTCAAGCACAGAGGAAGAAGGAATCATCTTATCAGAATTCAAAAGGATGGCAAGCAATTCCAAAGCCTAAGGGGCACTCGGCTTTGGATTATGGCCGTTGGGACAGAGTTGAGGATGACTCAAGTGAGGATGATGAGGACGACGACGACGAAGAACAGTCTCAGCCTAAGTATCGATTCCGTGTAAGAACTGTTGGTGTGCGACCTGTGAAGTGA